In Patescibacteria group bacterium, the sequence TAAGTTGCATATCAAGCTCATTTTAATGAATAAATAACAGATTATCAAGCGAATTTTTTCATTCTTGACGAAATTATTTAAATTTTTAAAATAAAAATATCCCGAATTAAAGGTCGATATAGCAAGAGTACCGATTATCATGACTAACGCAAAAGACCAGGAATTTCTCGAGTACATTGTTAAAGCACTTGTGGATTATCCTGATGAGGTAAAAGTTACTCGTACCATTGATGAAATGGGAGTGCTTTTAACCTTAAAGGTTAATCCCAAGGACATGGGCCGAATTATCGGGCGCCAGGGATCGGTGGTAAGAGCCATCCGTTCTTTAACTCGTTTAGTCGGCCTCAGAAATAATGCTCGAGTGAATTTGAAAATCGAAGAACCAGCTGGTTCTTCAAAACAGAATGTAAGTTCTGTTGAGAAAGAAGTTGAAAATTTGGGAAATTTTTAATTTGCAAAAACTTCTTAAAAAGAAAATAAACCCCTCATAAGCAGGGGTTTATTTTCTAAAAAATATGAAAAAAAAGAAAATTACCAAAAAATTTTACATTCTTTCTTTATTTCCGGAGGTTTTTAGTTATTTAAATACTTCTATTTTAAAACGAGCTCAAAACAAGAACTTAGTCAAAATCGAAATTATTAATCCGCGTAATTTTGCTACCGATAAACATAAAACCGTTGATGATAAACCATATGGGGGAGGGCCGGGGATGGTAATGATGATTGAGCCGATTTATAAAGCAATTTTTTATCTTAAAAAAAAGATTAAAAATTTTAACAAAAAAAACACGAGAATCATCCTTTTTTCTTTGCGTGGGGAAAAATTTAATCAAACAACAGCCAAACGTTTATTAAAATAT encodes:
- a CDS encoding KH domain-containing protein translates to MTNAKDQEFLEYIVKALVDYPDEVKVTRTIDEMGVLLTLKVNPKDMGRIIGRQGSVVRAIRSLTRLVGLRNNARVNLKIEEPAGSSKQNVSSVEKEVENLGNF
- the trmD gene encoding tRNA (guanosine(37)-N1)-methyltransferase TrmD, with product MKKKKITKKFYILSLFPEVFSYLNTSILKRAQNKNLVKIEIINPRNFATDKHKTVDDKPYGGGPGMVMMIEPIYKAIFYLKKKIKNFNKKNTRIILFSLRGEKFNQTTAKRLLKYDNLILICGHYEGVDERVAKYLADEEISVGDYILSGGEIPAMIVVDTISRLIPGVLGKYESLEEFKGSYPVYTRPAVFYPNSKNKKIAWRVPPVLLSGNHKKIEEWRKKQKKL